A portion of the Sabethes cyaneus chromosome 3, idSabCyanKW18_F2, whole genome shotgun sequence genome contains these proteins:
- the LOC128743867 gene encoding uncharacterized protein LOC128743867 isoform X2, translated as MKATYVLLVGALLASGYAYPASKESKNSPADDAEFIVVPLEHQRPSYFNRYPSNFDAFDGVVDTDDFPHPGQSPVFFPSINPFTWQFSSYLDDLMRRLRDRFAGSWNPFYGTSDFAPSGPGLWPIDIPDDSSEGGQTNTTSTVKVIDGHKVVINDTYYTKKTDFGTSIFKVRVIDVKPVDEEGADKPAATDSPVETGNRAGTDDEPKKPSSEDADDEKKPATEAPKRDTELESSDEDTTPADDSLNTINNDIDSAKKDEPKKLAN; from the exons CCAGCAAAGAAAGCAAGAATAGCCCCGCAGACGATGCAGAGTTCATCGTAGTCCCGTTGGAGCATCAGAGACCATCCTACTTCAACCGATATCCGAGCAACTTTGACGCATTCGATGGTGTGGTCGATACCGACGATTTCCCACATCCGGGCCAAAGTCCGGTATTCTTCCCATCGATTAACCCGTTCACGTGGCAGTTCTCGTCTTACCTAGACG ATCTGATGAGACGACTTCGTGATCGCTTTGCCGGCTCGTGGAATCCATTCTACGGTACAAGCGACTTTGCCCCGTCTGGACCGGGACTTTGGCCTATCGATATTCCGGATGATTCTTCCGAAGGTGGACAGACTAATACGACTTCCACTGTTAAA GTCATTGATGGCCACAAAGTCGTAATCAACGATACGTACTACACCAAGAAGACCGACTTTGGAACTTCCATTTTCAAGGTTCGTGTAATCGATGTCAAACCCGTGGACGAGGAGGGTGCCGATAAGCCTGCTGCTACTGATAGCCCGGTGGAAACCGGAAACCGCGCTGGCACTGATGATGAGCCGAAAAAACCATCCAGTGAAGATGCCGATGATGAGAAAAAACCGGCCACCGAGGCTCCCAAACGGGACACCGAGCTAGAGTCGAGTGATGAGGATACGACTCCGGCCGACGATAGTTTGAATACCATTAACAACGACATCGACAGCGCCAAAAAGGATGAG CCCAAAAAGCTCGCAAACTGA
- the LOC128743867 gene encoding uncharacterized protein LOC128743867 isoform X1: MKATYVLLVGALLASGYAYPASKESKNSPADDAEFIVVPLEHQRPSYFNRYPSNFDAFDGVVDTDDFPHPGQSPVFFPSINPFTWQFSSYLDDLMRRLRDRFAGSWNPFYGTSDFAPSGPGLWPIDIPDDSSEGGQTNTTSTVKVIDGHKVVINDTYYTKKTDFGTSIFKVRVIDVKPVDEEGADKPAATDSPVETGNRAGTDDEPKKPSSEDADDEKKPATEAPKRDTELESSDEDTTPADDSLNTINNDIDSAKKDEVNTEASAEKEPTTAAPAEE; encoded by the exons CCAGCAAAGAAAGCAAGAATAGCCCCGCAGACGATGCAGAGTTCATCGTAGTCCCGTTGGAGCATCAGAGACCATCCTACTTCAACCGATATCCGAGCAACTTTGACGCATTCGATGGTGTGGTCGATACCGACGATTTCCCACATCCGGGCCAAAGTCCGGTATTCTTCCCATCGATTAACCCGTTCACGTGGCAGTTCTCGTCTTACCTAGACG ATCTGATGAGACGACTTCGTGATCGCTTTGCCGGCTCGTGGAATCCATTCTACGGTACAAGCGACTTTGCCCCGTCTGGACCGGGACTTTGGCCTATCGATATTCCGGATGATTCTTCCGAAGGTGGACAGACTAATACGACTTCCACTGTTAAA GTCATTGATGGCCACAAAGTCGTAATCAACGATACGTACTACACCAAGAAGACCGACTTTGGAACTTCCATTTTCAAGGTTCGTGTAATCGATGTCAAACCCGTGGACGAGGAGGGTGCCGATAAGCCTGCTGCTACTGATAGCCCGGTGGAAACCGGAAACCGCGCTGGCACTGATGATGAGCCGAAAAAACCATCCAGTGAAGATGCCGATGATGAGAAAAAACCGGCCACCGAGGCTCCCAAACGGGACACCGAGCTAGAGTCGAGTGATGAGGATACGACTCCGGCCGACGATAGTTTGAATACCATTAACAACGACATCGACAGCGCCAAAAAGGATGAGGTAAATACTGAAGCTTCAGCGGAAAAAGAACCTACTACTGCTGCTCCTGCTGAAGAATAA